The Bradyrhizobium sp. WSM471 genome includes the window ACGGCGACCGCGCTTCGGCGATGACCTGGATGTCCGCCATCGCGCGGAATACCGCCATCGACCATCTGCGGGTCAGAAGACTGCCGACTCACGAGCTGGACGAGGCGCTTCTGGTTCCGACAATTGCTGATCAGCCGTCGATCGACGATTTCGACTACGCCCGCGCCGAACCGATCGCACGCAGCGTGCTGGCTCGCTTGCCGGAAGACCGCCGCAGGCTGGTGGCGCTGGCCTATCTCGAGGGCGAGAGCCGCGCGAGCTTGTCGCGGCGCTTCGGTGTGCCCGTCGGCACCATCAAGACCTGGCTGCACCGAACTCTTCTGGCGGTACGCAAGGACTGTCTTGCCGCATCGGCTGCAGCCTGAAGCAGGCGAGGACCCCGCGCGTGGCCGCAGAGATCATCGAATTCCCCAACCGTGGATACCAGGACCCGCTCGTAACCTCCGTTGCGAGGCTCGAGCAGATGGTAAAAGAGGTCGACCGTCTGGCAGCCGAGCAGCCCGCGGACGGGCTCGGTCAACTGCTCGTCGTCATGGAGCGCTTCGGTGATCGACTGGTCGATCTTGCGCACCTCGTGCTTGACGACGATGCCAAGCGGAATGTCCAGATCGCGTTCACGTCGCTCTCCGACAAGATCGCGGCGACCAGAGACGCCTTTGACGACGGAGCGACGGATCTCTGAATTCGGCGCCACGCTCCCCCGTTCGACGCCATGAGGTCAGCTCTGCGGCCGATCCTAATTGAAACGGAGCAACGAGATGTTCAGCAAGGTCGCAAAACCCACCCAGCCGGCATAGGGAATGAAAAGCGTCGCTGCCAGCCGATCGTTCGCCCATTGACGCCAGACAAAGGCAAGGATCACGGCGAACAGCGCAACAATGACGCCGAGCGCCACGTCCATGCGATGAAGCGAAAAAAAGATGGGAGACCATGCAAAGTTCAGGATCATCTGCAGGCTCCATAATCGCATCGCCGTTCCGCGCGGCTCCGCCTCGAAGGTGCGGAATCCCGCAACGGCGATCATGAGGAACAGAGCCGTCCAGACCGGTGCGAAGGCCGCATCCGGCGGATTGAAGGATGGCTTGTTGAGCGCCGCGTACCACGCTCCCGGACGGTTCAGGACCCCGATCAAAATCCCCGCAGCAGGAACCAGAAACAGGAAAGCGGCGCATCGGTACCATCTGCCGCGCTTACGGTCGCCATCTTGCTGCAGCGCTCCGTCGTGTGTCCCATCCATGATCAATGCGCCATCCTTTGAGCGACGAGAAATCCCGTCCAGGCGCTGACACCGGCGAGGAAGGATCCCCAGCACACGTCGGCAAGAGTGAGCCCCGTCGACCAATTCCTCAGCGTGGCCTGGTTGGTCAGATCGTAGGTGGCATAAGTGAAGCAGCCCAACATCACGCCGGACGTGAAGGCCCGCAGAGCGCCGCCATCTTGCTGAGCCGGCAGCACCGCGAACCAGATCAGGCCGACGGGATACGCCAGATAAAACACTGCGGCGGCGGCGAGGTCCGGCTCCGAGCGCAACATGTCGCCCAGCACCGGGCGGT containing:
- a CDS encoding RNA polymerase sigma factor; this encodes MAGLSLTRQAQSETLPELLACVSAGDTRAFAALHMLTRSRLRRTALAVGTPPHDIEDILQETYLKIWRNAGRFDGDRASAMTWMSAIARNTAIDHLRVRRLPTHELDEALLVPTIADQPSIDDFDYARAEPIARSVLARLPEDRRRLVALAYLEGESRASLSRRFGVPVGTIKTWLHRTLLAVRKDCLAASAAA
- a CDS encoding DUF2177 family protein, yielding MSLLFTYLSVAATFVALDMIWLKAMVERLYRPVLGDMLRSEPDLAAAAVFYLAYPVGLIWFAVLPAQQDGGALRAFTSGVMLGCFTYATYDLTNQATLRNWSTGLTLADVCWGSFLAGVSAWTGFLVAQRMAH
- a CDS encoding TspO/MBR family protein, translated to MDGTHDGALQQDGDRKRGRWYRCAAFLFLVPAAGILIGVLNRPGAWYAALNKPSFNPPDAAFAPVWTALFLMIAVAGFRTFEAEPRGTAMRLWSLQMILNFAWSPIFFSLHRMDVALGVIVALFAVILAFVWRQWANDRLAATLFIPYAGWVGFATLLNISLLRFN